One region of Tamandua tetradactyla isolate mTamTet1 chromosome 6, mTamTet1.pri, whole genome shotgun sequence genomic DNA includes:
- the NME2 gene encoding nucleoside diphosphate kinase B, giving the protein MANTERTFIAIKPDGVQRGLVGEIIKRFEQKGFRLVAMKFLRASEEHLKQHYIDLKDRPFFPGLVKYMNSGPVVAMVWEGLNVVKTGRVMLGETNPADSKPGTIRGDFCIQVGRNIIHGSDSVKSAEKEISLWFKPEELVDYKSCAHNWVYE; this is encoded by the exons ATGGCCAACACCGAGCGCACCTTTATCGCGATCAAGCCGGACGGCGTGCAGCGCGGCCTGGTGGGCGAGATCATCAAGCGCTTTGAACAGAAGGGATTCCGCCTGGTGGCCATGAAGTTCCTTCGG GCCTCTGAGGAACACCTGAAGCAACACTATATTGACTTGAAAGACCGCCCATTCTTCCCAGGGCTGGTGAAGTACATGAACTCAGGGCCCGTTGTGGCCATG GTCTGGGAGGGACTGAATGTGGTGAAGACAGGTCGAGTGATGCTTGGTGAGACCAATCCAGCAGATTCTAAGCCAGGCACCATTCGTGGAGATTTCTGCATTCAGGTTGGCAG GAACATCATTCATGGCAGTGATTCAGTAAAAagtgctgaaaaagaaatcagtctATGGTTTAAGCCTGAAGAGTTGGTTGACTACAAGTCTTGTGCTCACAACTGGGTCTATGAATAA
- the LOC143687652 gene encoding nucleoside diphosphate kinase A encodes MANTERTFIAIKPDGVHRGLVGEIIKRFEQKGFRLVGLKFLLASEDLLKEHYIDLKDRPFYAGLVKYMHSGPVVAMVWEGLNVVKTGRVMLGETNPADSKPGTIRGDFCIQVGRNIIHGSDSVESAEKEIGLWFHPEELVDYKSCARDWIYE; translated from the exons ATGGCCAACACCGAGCGTACATTCATTGCCATCAAGCCTGATGGGGTTCACCGGGGCCTCGTGGGAGAGATCATCAAGCGATTTGAACAAAAGGGATTCCGCCTTGTTGGTCTGAAATTCTTGCTG GCATCTGAAGACCTTCTCAAGGAACACTACATCGACCTGAAGGACCGTCCGTTCTATGCTGGCCTGGTGAAGTACATGCACTCAGGGCCAGTGGTTGCTATG GTGTGGGAGGGGCTGAATGTGGTGAAGACAGGCCGAGTAATGCTCGGGGAGACCAACCCTGCTGACTCCAAGCCTGGGACCATCCGTGGGGACTTTTGTATTCAAGTTGGCAG GAATATCATTCATGGCAGTGATTCCGTGGAGAGTGCAGAGAAGGAGATTGGCTTGTGGTTTCACCCAGAGGAGCTGGTAGATTATAAAAGCTGTGCTCGGGACTGGATCTACGAGTAA